The genomic segment CAAGCGCAGCGCCGAGGAGCAGCTCTGGCTGGAGCTGGCCGCCGCCCGCGCCGAGGAGAAGCTGGTGGACGAGCACGCCATGCACGCCCGCCGCTTCGTGGAGATCCTGGAAGACGAGGTGGATCCCACGCGCGCCGTGGAGCTGTACGTGGACCGCCTCAAGCTCCCCGAGATCCGCGCCCGGCTCGTCTACCAGCGCGTGCTGGCCGCCCTGGCCGAGGAGCTCCTCCCGCGCCTGCCCGACGAGGACGAGGAGGACGGGCCGGGGAGCGTCGGCGCGGAGGAGGGCGCGGCCGCGGTCACGGCCGCGGAGACGCAGGCGGAGATGGAGGTGCCGTCCGACCTCTCCGGGCCGGAGGCCGGGGAGACGCCCGCCGCGACGGGGACGCGGAGGCGCCGTCCCGCGTGACGGCAGCCCTCACCCGGCGCCGCTCCCGCGTCGCCACCCTCTCCCAACTTCGGGAGAGGGTACTTTACGGGGCACGGCGCGAAGGGCGGGGTCGGCCGGCTGTTCCCCGGCCCCTGTTCCCCGTCCCCTCGCGGTTCCAAGCATGGACCTTGCACCCCGGCCGCCCGCGGCGCGGACGCCGGGGTGGCTCGCGCGTACCATTCGATCCCGGGAAAACCAGGCGATGACGAGGGCGTGGATCAGGGAGGCGGCCGCGGCGGCCGCGCTCGCGCTGCTGCTGGCGGCGTGCGGCGGGAGCGAGGGCGGCCCCGAGGCGGAGGCCGGCAAGGCGGGCGGCGGCGACTCGGCCGTGGCGCCCGGCGCCGACAGCGCGAAGGCGGGCGGCGCCCAGAGTCGCGCCGGCGGGGCGGTGCAGGACGACGGCGGGCCCACGGTGGACCTGCCGCCCAACGAGCTGGGCCGCATCATGGTGCTGGAGTACCACCGCCTGGCCCGGCCCGGCGAGGCGGAGGGCGAGTTCATCCGCACGCTGGAGCACTTCCGGGCCGACCTGCGGCTGCTCTGGGAGAACGGCTACCGGCCCGTCACCATGCGCAACGTGCTGGAGGGGAACATCAACGTCCCCCGCGGCACCACGCCCGTGGTCTTCGTCTTCGACGACGCCACCCGGGGGCAGTTCTACTACCTGCCGAACGGCCAGATCGACCCCAACTCCATGGTGGGGTCGTGGGCGGCGTTCAAGCAGCAGAACCCCGGGTGGAGCGGGGGCGCCACCTGGTGCATCCTCCCCGCGGCCACGCACCCGTCCAACTTCTTCGGCGAGACGCCCGACCGGGAGACGCCGCGCGAGCAGCGCGAGGCCAACATCCGCAAGAAGATGAGCTGGTTCGTGGAGAACGGCCACGAGATCTGCAACCACACGCTCTACCACGCGCGGCTGGACCGGGGCACCGACCGCCAGGTGCAGGACTGGCTGGGGATCGGCGAGGACTCGCTCAAGGCGTACCTGCCGGCGGACTACGACATCGTGAGCATGGCGCTGCCGCTGGGGATGTGGCCGAAGAACCGCCCGCTGGCCTGGCACGGCAGCTACCGCGACGGGAAGACGTACGACTACAAGGTGGTGATGGAGGTGTCGGGCGGCCCCAACGTGTCGCCCTTCGACAAGGCGTGGAACCCGCACTCGGTGGACCGCTTCATCGTGGCGCCGGGCGCGCTGGAGCGGCAGATCGAGCACTGGAAGAAGAACCCCGAGAACCGCTTCGTCTCCGACGGCGACCCGGACCTGGTGTCGTACCCGCAGCGCGTGGCGGGGCAGCTGGCGCAGGGCAACCTGGGCGGCCGCCGCACGCAGGTGGTCCCCGACGCGCCCGCGGCCGGCGCCGGGCAGCCGGGCCAGGCCGCGCCGCCCGCCGCCGGGGGGACCGGGCAGCGGTGAGGCAAGATCGCCAGGGGAAAAGCCTCACACGGAGTCAACGGAGTCAACGGAGGAACAACAAAGAGGTTCTCCGTTGACTCCGTGTGATACCACTTTGCAGAGCATCGTTCGGGTACAGCTTTCTGATAAAGCCTCACACAGAGGACACAGAGAACACAGAGAAACTCCAATCGCGTCTTCAGTTCCTCCGTGTTCTCTGTGTCCTCTGTGTGATTCCCAATCTGTTCGCAACCAGAACAATGCTCGGCAATCTGGTATGAAACATTGCAGTTGAAAGGGGCTCCCGGCCGCGTGGACCGGGAGCCCCTTCGATCTTCGTCGCGGCGGCGAGGACTACTGGAGCCGCTTGGGCTCGCCCTCGGCGGCGGCGGGCGCCTGCGGCTGGGGGGCGGCGGCGCTGGACTGCAGGTAGTTCTGCTGCTGGTTGGACTGGATCGACTGCTCGTCGAGGCCGTTGATGGCGCGCTTGAAGTCGCGGATGCCCTTCCCCATCCCGCTGGCCACCTCGGGGAGGCGCTTGGCCCCGAAGAGGAGGAGCAGGACGACGGTGATGAGGAGCATCTCCCCGAAACCGAGACCGAAAGGCATTGAAGACCTCCTTGGCGTAGGCAATCGCGGGCGGAGCCGCGGCAGTGTTCGTCGGGACCGTGGGAGCGGCGGTGCCGCGCGCGACTTGCACGGACGGGACGGACGGCACTCCAAGATAAGCGGTGGCGCCCCCCGCGACCAGCCCTCCGAAATCGTTCGCGACCAATATCTTAGCCCGCCCCCCGCCCGGCAGTCCGGCAAACCGCGCCGCCGCATCGCCCCACACCC from the Longimicrobium sp. genome contains:
- the tatA gene encoding twin-arginine translocase TatA/TatE family subunit, whose protein sequence is MPFGLGFGEMLLITVVLLLLFGAKRLPEVASGMGKGIRDFKRAINGLDEQSIQSNQQQNYLQSSAAAPQPQAPAAAEGEPKRLQ